Genomic window (Zingiber officinale cultivar Zhangliang chromosome 2B, Zo_v1.1, whole genome shotgun sequence):
TCGATCAGGAATTCAGATCTTAAGCTTAAtttattgtcctcattagaactaatctaattggacatggATTTCTGACTTATATTTTGTTATTGTTTAAACTCATTTGaatcaatttcagacttattaatcaaacttaGGTCTGTTTGATCAATCcaatgcccattggattaagtctgacctattagaacaaatctaattttttttatcaatctgATATAATAGAACTAATCTGATCATATCTGACCATCCCAACTTATGTAATAAAAATCACcccaattaatttaataataaaccgaattggttaaaccaacaaataatttgaaccagatctaggtatcattgaatcaaactggtctgcttaaatcaactaataatttaaactagACCATGGTTTAATTGGACAAGTTGGTCTCattcaattttttaattaattgaatcctaaattaattaaatatgtatttattaattaataatacattttcttatgtatttaattaattaataaatatatttaattaaattttacacATGTATATACTGTTTATGCACTATTCATctcgagttttttttttcttttcaatcgattgatgaattgattaaaatgaattcaatcgattgatgaaTCCATTCAATTTTTTGATCAATCAATTCAACTAAATGAATCGATTGAGTAATCGATTAAAATAGGGAAAAAAAATAGTGTCGTCAAATAGCACTCTTCAATGTgggttaacaaaggaggagctgaaccgaatTGATCCGTTCACAAGTGCCAAAGatttgtgggagaagctaattgagctacatgaagggaccttCGATACTAAAGTAAGTAAAAGAAATCTAATTTTGAATAAACTCTATAACATAAAATTGCAGGATGGTGAATTGGCAAGTCAATTGCacgcacgcatccaagacctcctcaacggcctccacgcaatcggacataaggtggagaatcgagacgtaataaggtacgcactaaacacttttccgaggaatacgttgtgggcatcaatggtatacgcctacaaagtatccaaggatttgtcgttaattaaattagatgaattgttttccgaatttgaattgcacaaacagactaatgcacatccggtcgagaaaggtattgcgttgattGCAGGTATAAGCAAGGCAAAGGAGGTTAGAAAGAAGCATCAGATTGAACCTGAGTCTGaagatgaaccagactcagaagatgacgacgatGAGATAGCAGtcgaactcgtcaacctagtacacatactctacaaaaagaagaagggattcacaaAGAAGGACATCAAAATGGTGATTCAGTCCAAGAAGGTACAATCAAGTCCGAAACTGAAGTTCGAGGtaacctgctacggctgcaaccaaaaggAGCACGTCAAAGCTAAATATctaaaccaaaaggaagcaaagaaacaaaagaaaaagaaagcacTGCAAGCAACGttggatgagtcttcttcagaagatttcgacgaagagctcgaacagacgaacTTCCTTGTACTTACGACCCGAGAACAAGTCGACGAATCAGAGATTGAGAGCGAATTCGAAATCGAGTCCAAGTGAAgtcacggatctgtatccgtttccgaaggggcTAACCCCACTATAAGTTCTCTATTCGACAGTACTCAAGTTGACGATCTAgaaaatttagtttcatatttattaaagaaattggccaaatccaacgtctgagtcaagtcactccaaaaggaagtaacaatccttaaggagaaGACTAAATTGAGTCCTttgactgagtcagttcaaattggaagttcaactcaagtccaacaacttgaggaagaaaattctaatttgaaaattcaagtcaaagaacttaaaaACGCGTTGGagcggttcactttgggttccaagaaccttgacctaattcttggaaaacaaagggtcgtatacaaccaaactggacttggatttaaggccaaACAAAGATTTAAATCATACTTATCATTagtaaatcgatcaaatagaaaagtagtttaatcatgggtccccaagtctaacttgattaatcaagttggacttggccaatattaGATCCCTaatgatcaaattcattaccttgatagaccttatcgaggctatgatccaggggaagccaatagaaagactatttttattaataaatagatttgtttgatgatttcttttactgcttttattatacatgcttagactaagctagtaaggacctaggcttgatttacacctgactagttagacctaggagttattgtaagaaaattaaatattcaatttctttaaaaggttttgtctagaagtggcggatgatctcatacccaagaaggcctagtgtctcgccacggcCTGGAAGTCAAtcatcgaaataaatatttaattaactaactttaaaaccttagtctaactgaaATGTAAACCAATTCTTAGATTGCAAtctaaatttaagataaaattaatcatctcacaataACCCaaaaggttccctgattgataatttagaaaatggTGAGGTGGACTTAGGATAAATTTAACTCAActtaataaacttaacttaattaatttcaaaattcttaattaattccaacattcttaaatttcaaaatccttaattaatttcgaaactataattaatttcaaaagtttaattaatttcaaaactttaattgattataaaactttaattaattacaaaacttcaattaatttcaaaactttaattcaaaagtttaagtaattaactttcatatcaaattaagttcaaatatcaattaactttcaaatttaattaatttttacagGGTTAATGTTAATTGATTTTCAAAGTATAATTAaccttcaaaatcttaattattttccaaATGCTAATTAATCCTTAAATTTGcacatatattttaaaatttaaaattcaaactcatcCAAAAgtcaaattaagtttttaaatctcAGTTTCAATATTtctgcaatccaaatttaaagtcaaatttaaattcaaagttcTCTAAATTTAAGTTCAAACGTAAACATTTTCAATatctttaaatatttataaacttaaaattaagttaaaaattaacttaagttCATCTAACAAACTCATAAACTGAACatatttgataatttagaaagggtgagatgaaaaattaggataataaataattacttctatttttattttgaattttcatGCCTGAACTCTAGGATATCCTAAAatatttttggcattaattaaagGGATGTAAAAGAAAGTTAAAGCgttaattctttttcaaaattttcaaattttaaaaataaatattaaatatttcattaaatttaaatattttttgtatctaaaaaaataaaattttgaaaaagtatttttcacTAAGTTTcaatgtacttaactaagtttttcttaaaaatcttttcaaaagctaagtacttgataaagtatttttcaaagaaatcattttcttagctaagtatttttagaagaaaatatttttaaagctaagtgttttattaaaatctttttaaaagctaaagtACTTAACTATCCTTTTTATCTAAATCTCTTCAAAAGCTTAaaaaaatttgctaaactaatatttttcaaataaagagCTACCCTTCAGGGGAGCTAAATATTTCCTATCTttccatttttttctattttttaagtaatattttttatatatgacaaagggagagaggaaagagaaagtTAAGTAAGTTAAGTAATTAAATAAGTAATTAAGGGGGAGATGCAACAGATATAACAAGTTGCaactaaatatttatattttttgcaCCTACATATTACATATTTTTTCACTTGAATCTTGATTTTATGCTTGTACGCATTTATACTACTttcatattttacttaactttaaattttattgtcataattaaaaagggggagattgttggtgcgggaaacatccaacgatcgaacctgagttttgataatggcaaagagttcaaagttaaggttatttgtggtctaacatttttgaataagtttgcaggaaagtcctaagtgtacttaggtaaaagtcctaactgcggttaggcaggtggaaaaccctagggggtggtaactctatgtcataggggggtaaccctaggtaagaaaaagtcctagctgcggttaggcaaagggaaaaccctaggggtggtaaccctaggcgaaaagtcttggcgggtcgagggcttctgGCAAAAACCCTagggtcggggactctaggtggaaagtcctggtgatcgCGGACTAGGtgaaaagactggacgggtcgtggagcgaacatccagcagaaagtcctggagcctcgggcgctgagcaaaagttcagtcggtctataggatcggtctggcaacaggtaaattctcctgagtggagtaggtgaggatgtgttccccggtgagggaacagtaggtgtcgattcgacctaggattttcggaggagaaatctaaagtcagaaccgagcagtccggagactgtcaaaacgacttattatttcttatattattgtgttaaactctgttttgcatgctatgttttgtattttggacaAACACATATTGCAGGGAGTGAAAAAGCCTtaaagtctcggatgaacagtacctgaggcaccctccatggagcttggaggcgcctcaggtacaGTTCTTGAAGAGTCCGCTCAACAGAGCAAGAGGCACCCTCCAGGGGTGTTGGAGACGCCCTCGACGCTgggtggagggtgccctccatggaggttggaggcaccttcgggCGGATAAGCAGCAAGCAGTGCAGAGCTTATCTACACGCGGTTGACTTGGGCTTTAGGacgccctccatgcggttggaggtgccctcaacaaccTACTTAAGGCAGATTCGAGCAGCAGCATTAATACAACTCGAAATCACAATCTTCCTTCTGTGCTCTACTCAAAGAACGATCCAACAAAGCTGTAACAAGACTtcgacgaccagaagcttcaagtttactattttttgttgtcagtataatttttattactactttaaatattgtacttcaaattgtaaagaatttctgaacttatagtgattgtccaccgaaagcgatcaacgatcgtaggtcttggagtaagagttgtcacaagctccgaaccaagtaaatcttggtgtttgcattgtttcttttattccgctgcgtaacaTTTACTCCGATCGATTGTTTTAAAACGACGTGAAAgttacgagcgctattcaccccctccctcttctagcgctttcgatcctacaaaacgCAAGGCTTCCCTCGGTCGACTTTCATCGATATTTAAACGCGGTCGTCGGCGCTCCTCTACCCCGACTCTATGCCGCCGAGGACTACACGATTTCCATGTAGCCGGGTGGAAATCGTGATTTGGGATGCGATTCTGGCAAAGATAGCTGAAATCGCAACGTCGCGATTTCTTCATGCTTTCAaaaatcgctctgataccaatgttgtCTTTTTAACAGCATGAatcaaacacaaaataaaaacggtaacaactcacagtgatctctcgCGAAGAAATCGAAGAAGATGCTGCTGGATGTTGCTGCTGTCAGAACCGCGATCACAGATGAACCGGAAAGCTCTTCGagtttcacgagccaaatccctttCCTCTTAGATGTTCTCCTTTGCTCACCGTCGCTTTCGCTGTGCATACTGATCACCGTTGCCTCTTCCTTTCGAGATTTCTTGGACGCCCTTTTATAAGATGCAAATATCGATTCCCAACCGATGCTTTGATGGCTCTCTTAATTGCAGTGTACGTTGAGGAAGATGAACCAATCATCTCCTCAACGTAAACGTTGCAAATTATTCGCAATGTAGCCGATCTCCAACAATAATTTAGGTTGAGTCAGGTGGCCGAAGGCCACAGGCCGTAGATGGGTCGTCCACTTGTCAGCGTCATACAGTCCGTCCAACCACTGGCGACTTCCGGCCTCTTGGCTCGACCTAAATTATAACTTAGATGGGATGATAAATTTAAGGAAAATtacaactaattttttttaaaaaaaaagagattctGATATGGTAGAAAGGATTAAGAAAAAACTCAAGGATTACATATTAGACGATCTGAACACGTTTGACGCACTCATAGAATGGGTCCCTTTGttttagagagagagagagaggaggaggacGGATTATTAATTGTGAATTACTAATTGCTTAGAAATTTGGTGTTATTTTGGGCCATTAGCAGGCCCAATGGATTCACTAGGCCAAATCGATATGATCCACATAGTCCAACAATATCTTCGTCAACGGCTTCAGCGCACCCCACATCATCCTTGCCGCCGGCCGGACCGATCACGCGCGTCATCAATTTCTTGCCGCTGCCAGCTCCAGCAGGTCACTGACCTCCCCTTTCCGCCCTCGTCTCCACCATGGCCGTCAGCGATGAGATCGGCGTCGTGTGCAATCCCTATAGGAGATCGGGCGGCGCATCTGCCTCGAGAAAGGCGTCGTCTTCCACGCCATCGCCGTCGACGTAGAGAAAAATGGGGATCGCGCTCGTGGGGTCGGAGCTCTCTACAACCGCCGACGGTCGGAGCTAGTTTCTCTCGATTAAGTTGATTGTGATACTTATTAATATCACAGCAAAGTTAATGAACACAGCCAGCTAGAGATACTTTAGGTTATCAGTTACACTTCCCGTCCCAGATTATGTGAAGGAAAACCAAATCGAAATAAAATACCAATtcaaaaaaaacaattaattcgATCAATCAACTAAAACTACATTGTTTGATTGACGGCTCATTCGATCAtagattttttttgaattatcaCAATTCACCATAATAGATGAATTGACTGTTGACCGtgtgatttaattaaattttaaattttataatcgaGAATAAACCCAAATAATCAAgattttactttttttaaaaaaaagaacaaattttcaaattaactcaattaaaattttaaattaaattaattccatccgttattttgattaaatcaaaatttatatATTACTCAAGATGTGATCCATATATTCACTGGACCAGAAGAAAGggtgaattattttctgaatagATAAATGGTTTCTGCATCGTATTCTTTCATTTGCCGACAAACCCACTTGCTTGTGGATAGATCGAAGTTAAAATCAACGCGAATGGGCCAAAAAAAAAGGGGTTTGTTTACTGGTAGATATGGAGGTGGAAAAGGGAAAAGTTCAAACATGAGAAATTACAGTCATAAATTACAGATACAGGAACGAATATAAAACATTTTGCAAAGCCTTCTTTTGATTATGGAAGTAGATCGAGCATCCAGCCTTCCTAATGCACCAAACTGGATCATACAAGCGAGAAAAAACAACAATCTCGTTAGAATTTTTGTTCTATATACTGAATTCAGTAGCAGATTTGGAAAATCGTAACAAAACGATCAGGATTGGAGTTGAAATAGACGAAAAGAGATAACCTGGAGCTATTGAAATCAATGATTGAGGAACCATCTTAATTCATCTCACCTTCATACACGGGACGGAATCAGACGTCTTTAGCAATGAGCTCGCCAATGACCAGCTCCCTGTAGGCGGCGACGGGCCAGATGAAGCCCCTCCAGAGCAGCCTGGTGGCAAGTGGCACGTCGATGATGATCTCTTTCATGGTGGGCTTCTTATCGTCCCTGATGGCGATCAGATAGCTCCGGCCAACCCACCCGATCCAACCAGCAATGTAGAGGAAGAGGATGCCAGGGGTGATGAACTCACCCCAGTGTCGTTGGTCACCGCTGACGATGAGGTGGGGCAGTCCGTCGGAGCCACAGAGGAGGCCAAACTTGCCGTAGTTCTCGAATCGCCGCTTTGTTTTCTCAATGGTCGCGTTAATGGCAAGGGCCGGTGCCGAATCAGGCGCATACTTCTTCAGTGAACTCTCCAACTTCTTGATCGACTGCTTCTCACGTTTTGCAAAGGCCTTGGACTCCTTGCAGGGTGTGAGGCCGGCAATGTCGGCGACTGCAGGGGGAggggtggcggcagaggagaggaggagggaggaaaGGGCGAGGGCAGCAGAGAAGGTCTTGAGGGAGGAGGCGACGGAGGAGTCGTCTTCTTCATGCGGGTGCTGGGGGAGGGAGGAGCAAGAGATGGTAAAGCGAGGCTTAGAAAAGGGTAGAGCTTTGGGCGTCGGGGAGAGGAATTTGGAGAGGGTGGGGATGGAGGATAGAGAAGCCATTGGAGTTGCTCCTTCTCCTTCCCTTCTTTGCTCTCCTGTGTACAATTGTAGAGGATAAagagagaagaaaggaaaaggataTGAGTGGGGAAGGGAAAGGATAAGGTGGGGAACAACAAGGTGAGTTGGAGGAAGGAGATTGGGGAAGTGAGAGAAGATGCACAAATTGCTAAGATTTTGTCCCTAAATTGTGGTTGTGGTGAGCTTATTAGATATGGAAGATTatttcactatatatatatatatatatatatataatgcaatTTGTGTCTCCAAATACAATAATACTAAGATAAAAAGGTAATTAAATACAGTATAAAAAGAGATGGACTAGAGCAATAAAAGTGAAGATACTGAAAGAAAGTTGATAGTTTAACTAATTTTACCTTATATGGTGGAAAGGGCTATTTCTTGACTTCATTGGAAAGATGAGGAAAACCTTATGCCATGCAAGTAATACACATTGCCTCTGTAGGTGAGAGACCTTTCGTCAACATCTGGGCACCAGACGTGCCCTTGCAGCACCAAGACCCCTTCCATGGCTGCTGTTTCCCACACAAACTTGAAGACGCTCAGGACTTTGTTCAGTTGCATGATTGCACTCATTATTGACTCTTCGTCGGAGAAAGTTAAAAATTTTCCCATGCATAAATATGTTTTGCCACCGTAACGGTGAAGCCCTCCACAAACCTCAATTTCGATTTCTTCAACAGTTCCGTGCAGATAATAttgtaacaaaataaataaacacttgGATGAGTGCCCTAAACTTTTTGTTAACTTTTTTTGGAGAAGGCAATCCTGCCGCCGAACCTCCTTGTGAGTAATATCTCTCTCGACTATGATGTCTTTGATCTGGAACAATCCCTTTTTCATCATTTCAAGCCTTGATACATGATGTGCAAAGTTGTTCTCTTTTCCCAAAACCTCTAAAAGATCATCTATCATCTCGAGCAGTTCTTCCCAATTGCGTGAAGGCTGCATCTTCACGACCTTGTTCAAAGGGGCCGGTCGCATCCAAGATGGAGAGGCATAACTTGATGGGTCCTTGATTTCGGTCAAAAACTTGACACAGTTAGATAGTATCTGCTCACTCATCTGAAAATCTTTTGAACAGCATGGCAGGAAGTGCATTTCTTGCTTTAAGTTTCCAAAGATCTCTTCAAGCGCTCCCCTCCATATATGGCGCTGTGTAACTTGCGGACACACTGCCAAACGAACAAACTTCCTCTTTTGAACAGACACATTGAGGAAATCACAGATCTTTG
Coding sequences:
- the LOC122046557 gene encoding photosystem I reaction center subunit III, chloroplastic-like codes for the protein MASLSSIPTLSKFLSPTPKALPFSKPRFTISCSSLPQHPHEEDDSSVASSLKTFSAALALSSLLLSSAATPPPAVADIAGLTPCKESKAFAKREKQSIKKLESSLKKYAPDSAPALAINATIEKTKRRFENYGKFGLLCGSDGLPHLIVSGDQRHWGEFITPGILFLYIAGWIGWVGRSYLIAIRDDKKPTMKEIIIDVPLATRLLWRGFIWPVAAYRELVIGELIAKDV
- the LOC122046556 gene encoding uncharacterized protein LOC122046556, with amino-acid sequence MIPYNCVFDLKCTVRRSIVYLPCLAFYHQIVELDGEELLPAVWYRAAYAKIIKLSPVLKDLKQIDGKLINRNDNSVITDDYVISHNRLFNSIAKMFVRPISLQFSRNNTIPQPVECSSPVLFSKPSERDSIIVDSLTKICDFLNVSVQKRKFVRLAVCPQVTQRHIWRGALEEIFGNLKQEMHFLPCCSKDFQMSEQILSNCVKFLTEIKDPSSYASPSWMRPAPLNKVVKMQPSRNWEELLEMIDDLLEVLGKENNFAHHVSRLEMMKKGLFQIKDIIVERDITHKEVRRQDCLLQKKLTKSLGHSSKCLFILLQYYLHGTVEEIEIEVCGGLHRYGGKTYLCMGKFLTFSDEESIMSAIMQLNKVLSVFKFVWETAAMEGVLVLQGHVWCPDVDERSLTYRGNVYYLHGIRFSSSFQ